One window from the genome of Microbulbifer sp. ALW1 encodes:
- a CDS encoding alkaline phosphatase, whose translation MIRKSIATALTSVLTSSLLIVSSSHADSLPASQSKSSWFSDGEKALQQAIQRPINNQRGAAKNVILFVGDGMGVSTVTAARILAGQQQGLDGEEYQLSFEKMPFAGLIKTYNTNQQTPDSAGTATAMVTGVKTKAGFISVDESVARGDCPASLTHGLTTALELAEGQGKRTGIISTARITHATPATTYAKVPERGWEYIAPEGCRDIAAQLVEMNTGDGIGDGIDVIMGGGRRGFLPTDVTDLEGSAGRREDGRNLVQEWRDRYGKNAVYIEDQAGFDKVDSQTTDKLLGLFQPSHMRYESDRNSDKAGEPSLSAMTAKGLALMAQSENGYFMLVEGGRIDHGHHAGNAFNALNDAVEFARAVQVAMDNTDPKDTLIIVTADHSHTFTIAGYPTRGNPILGKVVGNDERGEPMKTPYLAADGKPYTTVGYANGQGFADLGDETNSDVREDVHTHAGRADLTKVNTEQPGFFQEAMVPTSGETHGGEDVGIWARGPGAHLLSGTHEQSFIFHVMAHAGGLLEEK comes from the coding sequence ATGATCCGCAAGTCCATTGCCACAGCACTCACATCGGTACTCACCTCTTCTTTATTGATTGTCAGCAGCAGTCATGCCGACAGCCTTCCTGCCAGTCAGAGTAAAAGCTCGTGGTTCAGCGATGGCGAAAAAGCGCTGCAGCAGGCGATACAGCGGCCGATCAACAACCAGCGTGGTGCGGCAAAAAACGTGATTCTGTTTGTGGGCGACGGCATGGGTGTTTCTACCGTTACCGCCGCGCGCATTCTCGCCGGCCAGCAACAGGGGCTCGACGGTGAGGAATACCAGCTCAGCTTTGAAAAAATGCCCTTCGCCGGTTTGATCAAAACCTACAACACCAACCAGCAGACCCCGGACTCCGCCGGTACCGCGACCGCTATGGTGACCGGTGTCAAAACCAAGGCCGGTTTTATCAGTGTGGATGAAAGTGTGGCCCGCGGCGACTGCCCGGCGAGTCTCACGCATGGCCTGACTACCGCACTGGAACTGGCCGAGGGCCAGGGCAAGCGCACCGGCATCATTAGTACCGCACGCATCACCCACGCCACCCCTGCGACCACCTATGCAAAAGTGCCGGAGCGTGGTTGGGAATACATCGCGCCGGAAGGTTGCCGCGATATCGCCGCGCAACTGGTGGAAATGAATACCGGTGACGGTATTGGTGACGGTATTGATGTGATTATGGGTGGTGGACGCCGCGGTTTTTTGCCGACGGACGTGACCGATCTGGAAGGCAGTGCCGGCCGGCGTGAAGATGGCCGCAATCTGGTACAGGAGTGGCGAGACCGTTACGGCAAAAACGCGGTGTATATCGAAGACCAGGCCGGCTTCGACAAGGTGGACAGCCAAACCACCGACAAGCTGCTGGGCCTGTTCCAGCCCTCGCATATGCGCTACGAATCCGACCGCAACAGTGACAAGGCCGGTGAGCCTTCCCTGAGCGCCATGACCGCCAAAGGTCTGGCGCTGATGGCGCAGAGCGAAAACGGTTACTTCATGCTGGTCGAGGGTGGCCGTATTGACCACGGCCACCATGCCGGCAATGCGTTTAATGCACTGAATGATGCGGTGGAATTTGCCCGGGCGGTGCAGGTGGCGATGGATAACACCGACCCCAAAGATACCCTGATCATTGTCACCGCCGATCACAGCCACACCTTTACCATTGCCGGCTACCCCACCCGCGGCAATCCGATCCTGGGCAAGGTGGTCGGTAACGATGAGCGCGGCGAGCCGATGAAAACCCCCTACCTGGCCGCTGATGGCAAACCCTACACCACAGTGGGCTACGCCAATGGGCAGGGATTTGCCGACCTGGGTGACGAGACCAATTCCGACGTGCGCGAAGATGTGCATACCCACGCCGGCCGCGCCGACCTGACCAAGGTGAATACCGAGCAGCCCGGTTTTTTCCAGGAGGCTATGGTGCCGACGTCTGGAGAAACCCACGGTGGTGAGGATGTGGGTATCTGGGCGCGCGGTCCCGGTGCGCACCTGCTGTCAGGTACCCACGAACAGAGCTTTATTTTCCACGTGATGGCCCACGCTGGCGGGTTATTGGAAGAAAAGTAA
- a CDS encoding alkaline phosphatase codes for MQRNRFFIAFTAAFGITLAACSDNNSNSNNQTPEPQPEPEEQSLSLPESQRGSSWYVNGEQAVSNTREVSVNNEAGAAKNVILFVGDGMGISTVTAARILAGQMQGQNGEEYQLSFEKMPFAGLVKTYNTNQQTPDSAGTATAMLAGVKTKAGVINVDETVDRSDCAASLERPLTTAVELAEALGKSTGVISTARITHATPAAAYAKVPERNWEYSAPDGCKDIATQLVALEAGDGIDVIMGGGRRGFLPPEVIDAEGSAGRRSDGVNLVETWQQRYSDGVTNALYIQEQQAFDGIDVASTDKLLGLFASSHMRYEADRNNDIGGEPSLSQMTGKAIELLGKNDKGYFMLVESGRIDHGHHAGSAYSALTDAIEFANAIQVAMDNTDAEDTLIVVTADHSHVMTIAGYPTRGNPILGKVVTNDGSGLPQPGLALADDGMPYTTITYTNGLGHAHYGSGTDADDRYEDPVSAGRQDIAADDTQAAGYHQEALVPMGGGETHAGEDVGVWARGPGAHLLSGTNEQSYLFHVMAHAGGLLGEE; via the coding sequence ATGCAACGGAACAGATTCTTTATCGCTTTCACCGCGGCTTTTGGTATCACCCTGGCCGCCTGCAGTGACAACAACTCAAACTCGAACAACCAGACCCCGGAGCCGCAACCGGAGCCGGAAGAGCAGAGCCTGAGCCTGCCGGAATCCCAGCGCGGCAGCAGCTGGTATGTCAATGGCGAGCAGGCCGTCAGCAATACCCGTGAGGTGAGCGTCAACAATGAAGCCGGGGCCGCGAAAAACGTGATCCTGTTTGTGGGCGACGGCATGGGCATTTCCACCGTTACCGCTGCGCGTATTCTCGCCGGCCAGATGCAGGGCCAGAACGGCGAGGAGTACCAGCTCAGTTTTGAAAAGATGCCCTTTGCCGGCCTGGTCAAAACCTACAACACCAACCAGCAGACCCCGGACTCCGCCGGTACCGCCACGGCGATGCTCGCCGGGGTAAAAACCAAGGCCGGTGTGATCAATGTCGATGAAACCGTAGATCGCAGCGACTGTGCTGCCAGCCTCGAGCGCCCGCTCACCACCGCGGTGGAACTGGCGGAAGCGCTGGGCAAAAGCACCGGCGTCATCAGCACCGCGCGCATCACCCACGCGACTCCGGCTGCGGCTTACGCCAAGGTCCCGGAGCGCAACTGGGAATACAGCGCCCCGGATGGCTGTAAAGATATTGCGACCCAGCTGGTGGCGCTGGAAGCGGGCGACGGTATCGATGTGATCATGGGCGGTGGCCGTCGCGGTTTCCTGCCCCCTGAGGTGATCGATGCCGAAGGCAGTGCCGGTCGCCGCAGCGATGGCGTCAACCTGGTGGAGACCTGGCAGCAGCGTTACAGCGATGGTGTGACCAACGCCTTGTACATACAAGAACAGCAGGCGTTTGACGGCATCGACGTGGCCAGCACCGACAAACTGTTGGGCCTCTTTGCAAGTTCGCACATGCGCTATGAAGCGGACCGTAACAACGATATCGGTGGCGAGCCTTCCCTGTCGCAAATGACCGGCAAGGCCATCGAGCTGCTGGGCAAAAATGACAAGGGTTACTTCATGCTGGTGGAGTCCGGCCGTATCGACCACGGTCACCACGCCGGCAGCGCCTACAGCGCGCTCACCGATGCCATCGAGTTTGCCAATGCCATTCAGGTGGCCATGGACAACACCGATGCGGAAGACACCCTGATTGTGGTCACCGCGGATCACAGTCATGTGATGACCATTGCCGGCTATCCCACCCGCGGCAATCCGATTCTCGGCAAAGTGGTTACCAATGACGGCAGCGGCCTGCCGCAGCCGGGTCTGGCGCTGGCAGATGATGGCATGCCCTACACCACCATCACCTACACCAATGGCCTGGGCCACGCCCACTACGGCAGCGGTACCGATGCGGATGATCGCTACGAGGATCCGGTCAGCGCCGGTCGCCAGGATATTGCGGCGGACGATACCCAGGCGGCGGGTTACCACCAGGAGGCGCTGGTGCCCATGGGCGGTGGTGAAACCCACGCGGGTGAAGATGTCGGTGTCTGGGCCCGCGGCCCCGGTGCGCACCTGTTGTCTGGTACCAATGAGCAGAGTTATCTCTTCCACGTGATGGCTCATGCCGGCGGCTTGTTGGGCGAGGAATAA
- a CDS encoding alkaline phosphatase, which produces MVKQVNCRLRSFTASAAVAFSATFSATFSIVAAAELPDYQKNSAWFSAGEAQLATKLADQRSERTAKNVILFVGDGMGVTTLTAARILEGQLRGENGEENLLSFEEFPYTALIKTYNTNQQTPDSAGTMTAMMTGVKTRAGVINVDSDGLRSDCAGVAGNELRTFLELMEDQGRSTGIVSTARITHATPAATYARSPERNWESNDGLSTEAVENGCRDIAAQLVSLDVGDGIDAILGGGRRHFITADNGGKRTDERDLTAEWQERYSDQNAVYVQNGTELASTDFATTDKLLGLFTSSHMSYDADRIASAKDEPSIAQMTASAIDLLAKNDNGYFLMVESGRIDHGHHAGNAYNALHDTIAFSDAIRAAAEKVNLEETLILVTADHSHVMTIAGYATRGNPILGKVETNDGTGAPVGEPALADDDQPYTVLSYANGLGFADLGDETDADVRYGMPVDTGRVNLTDVNTQAPGFHQEAMVPFSGGESHAGEDISLHAIGAGAEMVQGTLEQNAIFHLMIGATGLPVSAE; this is translated from the coding sequence ATGGTCAAGCAGGTCAATTGCAGGCTGCGCTCGTTTACAGCGAGTGCAGCAGTGGCGTTTTCCGCCACCTTTTCCGCTACATTTTCCATAGTCGCAGCCGCCGAACTGCCGGACTATCAAAAAAACAGTGCATGGTTCAGCGCCGGTGAAGCGCAACTCGCCACCAAGCTCGCCGATCAACGCAGCGAGCGCACCGCAAAAAATGTCATCCTGTTCGTGGGGGACGGCATGGGGGTTACCACCCTCACCGCGGCCCGCATTCTCGAGGGCCAGCTGCGCGGCGAAAACGGTGAGGAAAATCTGCTTTCCTTCGAGGAATTTCCCTACACGGCGCTGATAAAAACTTACAACACCAACCAGCAGACACCGGATTCCGCTGGCACCATGACCGCGATGATGACCGGGGTAAAAACCCGCGCGGGCGTGATCAATGTGGACAGCGACGGCCTGCGTTCGGACTGCGCCGGTGTTGCCGGTAACGAGCTGCGCACCTTTCTTGAATTGATGGAAGACCAGGGCCGCAGCACCGGCATCGTCTCCACCGCACGCATTACTCACGCGACGCCGGCGGCGACCTACGCCCGCTCGCCCGAGCGCAACTGGGAATCCAACGACGGCCTGAGTACCGAAGCGGTAGAGAACGGTTGCCGTGATATCGCCGCCCAGCTGGTAAGCCTGGATGTGGGCGATGGCATTGATGCCATCCTGGGTGGCGGTCGCCGTCACTTCATCACCGCCGACAACGGCGGCAAGCGCACCGACGAGCGCGACCTGACCGCCGAATGGCAGGAGCGTTACAGCGACCAGAATGCGGTGTATGTGCAGAACGGCACTGAACTGGCGAGCACCGATTTCGCCACTACCGACAAACTGCTCGGCCTCTTCACCAGCTCGCACATGAGCTACGACGCCGACCGCATTGCCAGCGCCAAAGACGAACCGTCCATTGCGCAAATGACCGCAAGTGCCATCGACCTGCTGGCAAAAAATGACAATGGCTATTTCCTGATGGTGGAATCCGGCCGCATCGACCACGGCCACCACGCGGGCAACGCCTACAACGCGCTGCACGACACCATTGCTTTCTCCGATGCCATTCGTGCAGCGGCGGAAAAAGTGAATCTGGAAGAAACCCTGATTCTGGTCACTGCTGACCACAGTCATGTGATGACCATTGCCGGCTATGCCACCCGCGGCAACCCGATCCTCGGCAAAGTGGAGACCAACGATGGCACCGGTGCCCCGGTGGGCGAGCCTGCGCTGGCGGATGATGACCAGCCCTACACGGTTTTGTCCTATGCCAATGGCCTGGGCTTTGCCGATCTCGGCGACGAAACCGATGCGGACGTGCGCTACGGCATGCCGGTAGACACCGGGCGCGTGAACCTAACCGACGTCAACACCCAGGCGCCGGGTTTCCACCAGGAAGCCATGGTGCCTTTCTCCGGCGGTGAGTCCCACGCAGGGGAAGACATCAGTCTGCACGCCATTGGCGCCGGTGCCGAAATGGTACAGGGCACGCTGGAACAGAACGCGATATTTCACCTGATGATCGGCGCCACCGGGCTGCCGGTCAGCGCGGAATAA
- a CDS encoding CHAD domain-containing protein produces MAYSFQRKPLPADELHRILWEQLTSAQVAGEELPVAEASHQIRKHCKKIRALMRLVRNMNAHSERLYQFENAHFRSIAEALSGSRDAVSLYDALTKQLGKEHFPATAALLASRINTADAEIALLQATELLRQAQQHSDNRNRQSLNRKALKQGYARSYRRAFRAMESAFTRENEESFHTLRKRVKDQWYHTRLLHRLKPQKIGHRREPLKILASALGDWRDLRLLCAFLANQKQAMDPEIQKEMIPLLDAAQQRLAELRSVINRQCDLLFHHRHWPRQCKHRHAIAK; encoded by the coding sequence ATGGCTTATTCCTTCCAGCGCAAACCATTACCCGCCGACGAATTGCACAGAATCTTGTGGGAGCAACTGACATCTGCCCAGGTAGCGGGAGAAGAATTGCCTGTCGCAGAGGCCAGTCACCAGATCCGCAAGCACTGCAAAAAAATACGCGCACTGATGCGACTGGTACGGAATATGAATGCGCACAGCGAGCGACTCTACCAATTCGAAAACGCACACTTTCGCAGTATCGCGGAAGCCCTGTCCGGCAGCCGCGATGCGGTGTCCCTGTACGATGCGCTCACCAAGCAACTGGGAAAAGAACACTTTCCGGCGACAGCAGCGCTGCTGGCGTCCCGGATCAATACGGCAGATGCAGAGATCGCGCTGCTACAGGCCACAGAATTACTGCGGCAAGCACAGCAGCATTCCGATAATAGGAATCGGCAATCGCTAAATCGAAAAGCACTCAAGCAAGGGTATGCGCGCAGTTACCGGCGCGCTTTCCGGGCCATGGAAAGCGCATTCACGCGAGAAAATGAGGAGAGCTTCCACACTCTGCGAAAGCGGGTAAAAGATCAGTGGTACCACACCCGCCTGTTGCACCGGCTAAAACCGCAAAAAATCGGCCACCGCCGCGAGCCGCTAAAAATTCTGGCCAGCGCACTGGGCGACTGGCGCGATCTGCGACTGCTGTGCGCCTTTCTGGCAAATCAAAAACAGGCGATGGATCCGGAAATACAAAAAGAAATGATACCGCTGCTGGATGCTGCCCAGCAGCGGCTGGCGGAATTGCGCAGCGTGATCAACCGTCAGTGTGATCTGCTGTTCCACCACCGACATTGGCCGCGGCAGTGCAAACACCGCCATGCCATTGCCAAATAA